From Camelus dromedarius isolate mCamDro1 chromosome 12, mCamDro1.pat, whole genome shotgun sequence, the proteins below share one genomic window:
- the MRPL17 gene encoding large ribosomal subunit protein bL17m — translation MRLSVAAAISHGRVFRRLGLGPESRIHLLQNLLTALVRHERIEASWARVDELRGYAEKLIDYGKLGDTNERAMRMADFWLTEKDLIPKLFQVLAPRYQGQNGGYTRMLQIPNRSQQDRAKMAVIEYKGNCLPPLPLPRRDSNLTLLNQLLQGLQQDQEASTHTTQTQGI, via the exons ATGCGGCTGTCGGTCGCCGCCGCCATCTCCCACGGCCGCGTATTCCGCCGCCTGGGCCTTGGTCCCGAGTCCCGCATCCACCTGTTGCAGAACTTGCTTACGGCACTGGTGCGACACGAACGCATCGAGGCGTCATGGGCGCGCGTGGACGAGCTGAGGGGCTACGCCGAGAAG CTCATCGACTATGGGAAGCTGGGAGACACCAACGAACGAGCCATGCGCATGGCTGACTTCTGGCTCACG GAGAAAGACTTGATCCCAAAGCTGTTTCAAGTACTGGCCCCTCGGTACCAAGGTCAGAATGGGGGCTACACAAGAATGCTGCAGATCCCAAATCGGAGTCAGCAGGATCGGGCCAAAATGGCAGTGATTGAGTATAAAGGGAACTGtctgccacccctgcccctgcctcgcAGAGACAGCAACCTTACACTCCTAAACCAGCTGCTTCAGGGACTGCAGCAGGACCAGGAAGCAAGCACCCACACAACTCAAACACAGGGGATTTAA